Below is a window of Streptococcus salivarius DNA.
TCGAAACAGAGAAACAAAACAAGGAGGGAACATGAACCATCATAATATCAATGCTATTGTCTATTATCTGATAGTCTTTATTCGGTATGTATTACCTATTACCTTGGTTTTTATCGGTATTGGTAGGTGGAGTTATGCGAAATCTATCAATAATCCAGAGAAGCAAATCATGGGAGTAAGTTTTGCCTTAAAATCAATTTTATTCTTATATATCGTTACATTTGTCCCCATATTCATCATCTATGGACTTGCAATGATATCAAAGGGAGGCGTACATAGTGGTGACTTCTCTATGATTAGTTTCGTAGAAGTCTTTACCTTAATAGAAATTCTAGCAGTTGGAATATTGCCTGCATATGGTTTTATACAGGGGTATATATATCACTATCAATGGTTGATTACAGAAGGTAAGAAAACAACAAGTTTACCACGACGTAACCTATTCATTAGACTTGGAATAATAAGTCCGATTGCTATTGTTGTATTTATGGAATTCTTGAAAAAAATGTTTGCTTACTAGAGAGGTGCTTTATGCGAAAAATCTTGAAATTATTTTTTAATCGTTATTATACGAATGGTAAGCGAACAATAGATATCTTACTTTATTGTTGGCGAAAATATATCGATTGGGTATATCATATATCTTTTGGATTATTTGCTTTCAATATTATTATGTTTATCTTTAGATGGCGTTTGCCTAATTGGGTATTTATATCTTTATTTTTATTTTTGTTCGTTAATATGGCTTTAGTTTTATACATTGGGGTATGGCACACTAATGTTACAAGTCGTCAAATTTTCGTGTTATTTGAAAAATACGACACCTTAAAACGAGCAGAACGAAAGAAGATTATTGGTAAGTATGCCATAAGAGCAGCACTAGCAGCAGTACTTATATCTTCTGGATTATATGTACTAACAATCAATAATTTTATCTTATCCCTCATCAATCGTATGTATGATGTGGCAGATAATTATCTCAAATATATGCCTTGGTCAATACCAAATGGAAGTCAGACAGGTATTGTTTTAAGTTATCATACCCTCAAACCTTTAATAGGAGCGGACTGGTTCAACAGTTTATTATTGTTGACTCCGATAGGAGCAATTGGTCTTATTTTTTATAATAGTTATGCCACTGGTATTGCTGAAAAAACCTATGAGAAGCTTGTTGAGCAATGGCTAGGTGGACGTTACTTCCAAGACAGTGTATTAAGTAATATCGTTCATAATCAAGATGAAAAAGGTCAAGCGAATTTGGTTATGGGGCGTAACTCTAAGACTGGAGAGCAAGTGATTTTACATGCTAATGAGAGGACTTATCACACTATTATCTTTGGTTTGATTGGTACTGGTAAATCGGCAACGATTCTGATTCCAGCAATGCTACAGGATATGGAAAATATGAAATATTATCTCCTATCCTATCGTAAGTATTTGATGAAAATAGATGAAGAACTGGAAGAAGAATTCTTTAGCACAGAGTTTGAACGGAAGAAAAAAAGACGTGAATTGTTGGAACAGTGGTATAACAATGGTTATGCTGCAGAGCTTACAAATGGTATTTACATGACCGAACCATCAGGTTCGATGTATGGCACAATTGTTAAGTACGCTCATAAAATGGGATTCCCTGATGAAATGATTTGGACTCTAGATCCTACTAACCCAGGAACTGGTGCAATTAATATTTTAGATGGAGATACGACTCAGGTAAAAGGGGCGGTTCGAGACTTATTTAAACGATTTAGTGATCCAAGTGGGACTGGTTCTTCTTTCTTCCTTAATCAAGAAGGACAACTTACTGATAATATCATTACTGTCATTAAAGAGGTAGCGTTGATACCAGATGCACCAATAAACTATATGTTAAAAGGTAAATCTCCAACCCTAACTGAATTCTCAAACATGTTACGTTCTAGCGATTGGATTGAAGCCTATATTGCCGTTTTTGAACAATTACTTAATCGAAAGAAAAGGCTTTTTGAAGAAACGTTGAAAAAGCATGAAGAGTTCTTAGAGCAGGAAAAAGAAAAGTGGTTAGAGGAATCAGAGTACAATCGTGAACACGAACAACTCTTTGATACTATCCTTAGACCAGAGAAAGTTCATGAAGCTATTAACGCATTTAATGATGAAAGAAATAAACTTGAAAACCTCCAAAGCTCTTATGATTATTTCATCAATGCTCATCAATTAAATTCGTACACAGAGGAATATTATTATACCTTTGATGCTAACGTGTCTGGTCTAAAAGCAGTCATTGATGACCTGTCATCTTCACCAGAAATTCGTCGTGTATTTTTCTCTCAAAGCACCAAAGATTTGGATATTGTTTTGAAAACGGGTGGGATGATTTTGGTCAATTCTGCAAAAGGTGTTCTTGGTAAAGAGAAGTCTCGAATGGTAGCACAGATGGTAACATTAGTTATGCAAAATGCTGCTCAAAGGCGTCTCCCAGATAAGTCACCATTCTTTGCTTTTTATGAAGACGAAAAGAATGGTTATTTGATGCCAGGTAATGATAGTAACTTCCTTGATGAGTCTCGTAAGTTCCATGTTCCAGTTATGCATGCTTATCAACATGACGAACAAATTAGGGACTCTATTGGCGAATCTGGAGCTGATGCAATCAAGATGTCTTATCGTAATGCCTTTACCTTCCAACAAGCCTCAACAAAGGTTGTAGAGTTCATTAATCTCCGATCAGGAGGAAAACATTATGCTCTTAAAGAAACTAAACGTGCAGCAAATGATGACCTCTTAGCAGGGAATCGAGGTAACTCAAGTGCGACTTCAGAGGAAGTAGTAGAAGAAGATAACTTCACTGCTAGAGATGCAAATAACCTAGAGAAATTCCAACTTGCTGGTGTTATCGTCAGTGATGATGAAATCTCAAAAATGATTTATTTAACAAAATCTCCGCATTTTGAAATGGATATTTCAAAGGACTCTTTTGTCTCACATGCACCTTTCAATAAGGTATATGGGCTTGGAGAAGAAGAGCCGGAAATTGCAAAAGCCTATAAGTTGTGGAGAGCAGAAGTAATAGAATATTATGCCCAAAAAGAGTCTGAGAGCCACCTCTATGAAAGTGATTTTACTGAAGAAGAATGGCAAGCAATCATGGATGTCAAAGTGCCAAATGTTAATAGTAATGTAAATGATACGGTTGGCAAAAAGGATGATTCCCCATCAGTTAAAAGAACAATCCTAGTCAACGAAAGTATGACAGAACATAGAGAAAACACTTCAATTAGAGAAGAGGCAACAGAGGGTACTGAGCAAATAGAGGAGAACAATATCTCTGAAATCCCTACAGTTGTTGAAGAAAAACAAACTGTAAATAACAATAATGATATCGTTGAATTGAAGGACGAAGAAATAACTCAAAGAGTGATCCTAGCTCCATCATCTACACCCGAAACAGTTGATACTCAAAATATTCAAGCACCTAATCAAGAGTTTGAATTACCTCAAGAGCTATCTCGTGTAGCACGTGAGAAAGCACCTAAAACTTTAAAAAGTAATGTAGAACAAATGGCTATTGATGAAGAAGGTTTTTAGATAACGTAAAAAGCAACGGATTTCCGTTGCTTTTGTTCTAATTTTGAGAGTCATTATATGTTTCTTTGTTAGTCTTCTGAGCCTCCTTTCTTGCTTTTTCTTCTGCTTTTTTACTCTTAATTTCTTTCTTTACCCCTTTAACCTTATTTTGTGTTTCAACAACTAAATCATCAATAGATAAATCTGGATTTTCTAGTTTTTTCAATTCGAAATAGAGCTGACCTAGTTTATCAGTTTGTGATTTTTGATAGGCTTTAAGTTGCTCTGTAGCTTCTCTTTTTTGTTGTTCTAACGCTTCAAGTTCCTTAATAAAATCTGATTCAGTTTTTTTGTTTTTTCCTGCCATAATTTGCTCCTCATTCATTAGTTATATCTAATAGTATAGAGTGAAAACATTAAAAGTCAACCCATGTCACTCCCTTGAAAATAATCTATTCTTGGGTATACTGAACACTATAGCGACCTATTATAAATGAATCCTAGTTGTAGCCTTTAAGTGCTTAAAACCCCATAAAACTGGTTGTTGTAAGTATTATGTCATACCCAGATTTTATGAATGAAAGTATACAGTGAACAATAGTCTAAGAGTTTACTGTATTTATAGGGATGATGACTAATATTAGAAACACGTAAAGTATAAATGAGTAAATGTCGAGTATTACATAGCTAGAATAAACTATGTTTTAGAGGGTTATCGTTATAACAGCATACTACGATTATATGAATGAGAGGAGATGAAAGTATCAATCAGCATTTTACGGGTATAAGAGAATACTTGTGTAGGGCAATAGTAAAGGCATAACACGACTTTAAAAGTAATAGCTGCACTCTTCGAAAAAAGACTAGACTATATACCCTATTGATTGACTATTTTAGAACTACAAAATGCAAGATATAAAAAATAGAGATTTTACCTCACTTATTTCAAATAAAAAAAATAAAATTCATTACACTCAGAGAAATAAAATAGCTACTTATTTTGTTTCCAAAAATCAAAATATCTCACTGTCATTTTCAGAAGAGGAGCTTATCATCTTTTATCATTTACTAAGGTTTGGTTATTTTGATAAGGAAATAGTAGACCTCATTTATACAGCAGTAACCCGAAAATTCAAAACGCCTAATTCATGGTTTTATCGTCTTGTTGGAAAGGTTAATCATCCTATTTCAGCATGTTCGGATGCTAGAAGCGGTAAGAGAAAGCTGTATTATCTGAACAAAGGTTTTAGTACCTGGTTGCTTACTATGATTAAGGGGATTGAGAAAATTCGGTTGCTAACGACAACGACAGAATATGATAGGTCAGTATATAGCATTGTCACTAATAATCTATTAGGAGGGAAACCTCAAACCGTAAATATTCATGATCTAGAGACCAGACGATTAGTTGCTAAAATCTTAAACAAGCTTTTTGTAAAAAATAAAGACAAGTCAGTTTATGACCTAAACATCCAAGTCGTATTTCCGATTAGTCGTGTTAACCTTCTAATGGTTCCTGATGCTGTCATCTTCGTAAACGATAACCCTTTTTTTATTGAGTATGACCGAGCAACAGAACGCCAAACAATTCTACTTTCTAAAATATTTGGTTACGCAGAAGAACCAGCATTCGAAAATTCTAGTTTATTTTTCGTTTTCGAGAGTAGTCGTAAAGATAATACGCAAGTATCTAAACGTTTAATGAACTTTTTGGAATATGTAAATGAGGTCGAGGTTGAAGGTGTGACTGGATATGACATGTTAAAGCTTAAAAATATTTCTTTATTCAGTCAAACAACAACAAATGCTTCTGACGTTATTGTCGAAATCATTCAAGAAAAGATGTTTTCAAATCATAAAGATTGGTGTGATTGCGAGGCTTATGATT
It encodes the following:
- a CDS encoding replication-relaxation family protein, which translates into the protein MQDIKNRDFTSLISNKKNKIHYTQRNKIATYFVSKNQNISLSFSEEELIIFYHLLRFGYFDKEIVDLIYTAVTRKFKTPNSWFYRLVGKVNHPISACSDARSGKRKLYYLNKGFSTWLLTMIKGIEKIRLLTTTTEYDRSVYSIVTNNLLGGKPQTVNIHDLETRRLVAKILNKLFVKNKDKSVYDLNIQVVFPISRVNLLMVPDAVIFVNDNPFFIEYDRATERQTILLSKIFGYAEEPAFENSSLFFVFESSRKDNTQVSKRLMNFLEYVNEVEVEGVTGYDMLKLKNISLFSQTTTNASDVIVEIIQEKMFSNHKDWCDCEAYDFSELHKIDYLVKEISEPLDDDKFQLSAIVETDSWELKEYPMIPMAYIKSDLIPHLTSLYEEFSIEYEHMIIVFPKEVLPEKIKLPFDDYFFIVYR